A DNA window from Mastacembelus armatus chromosome 11, fMasArm1.2, whole genome shotgun sequence contains the following coding sequences:
- the cks1b gene encoding cyclin-dependent kinases regulatory subunit 1, whose product MSHKQIYYSDKYDDGKYEYRHVMLPKDIAKRVPKTHLMSETEWRNLGVQQSQGWVHYMIHQPEPHILLFRRPLPNLKS is encoded by the exons ATGTCTCACAAACAGATCTACTACTCGGATAAATATGACGATGGCAAATATGAATACAG GCATGTAATGCTACCCAAAGATATTGCAAAACGTGTTCCCAAAACCCATTTGATGTCAGAGACCGAGTGGAGGAACCTGGGTGTCCAGCAGAGCCAAGGATGGGTGCATTACATGATCCACCAGCCAG AACCGCACATCTTGCTGTTCCGGCGTCCATTGCCCAACcttaaatcataa